TCAGCCGCTGTTATCGCCAGTCTCCACAAGTCGACCGGATTTGTCGGATACATTCTGACAACTTCCTGCAGATGTTCTACTGCTTTACCGAGATGACTGCGGTCGCCTGTGCCTTCGAACATAGCGTATTCGCATTCAGATCGCAGTCTTGGCACAACAACACTCTGAAGATCAGCATTTTCCAGATTCTCACAGGCCCGCAATGCCAGTTTGAACTGCCGAGTGAGAGCCGGGTTGATCTCCCGCCTTTCATCCGGTGGCACGCTTGCCGAGTGACCCTGCACTTGCTGACGGACCATTTCCTGAAGCCTGTACGTTTCGAGTTCTGCGATCTGTTGGCGCGGATGCACGCCAAATGGGTCTGCAGAGGCCGCTTTTTTGAAAAAAGCGACAGCGGTCGATGTATTACCATCGATCAGCGCGAACTGAGCCTGCTGTGAGAATTGCTCAGATTCCCGAACGGGCATCAAGCCAAACCGTATGCTGACAAACAGCCCGATCGTACAGAGGACCAGATTTGTTGTGGCTGCAAGCCTTGTTGACAAATTGCTCTTTTCAGCAGCATTATTTTGGGCGGGCGGTAGAACAGGATCGCTGCCAGTGGCACCGGTCAGCATCGCTGCAAACACCAGCATGACGGATGGCATCTGGAAACCACCCGCGCCAAGCAGATGTATGCCCAGTACAGCGGAGGCAGCCAGGCAGATTCGGTTCGACATCGGTTCGAACCCCGATTCATTCCGGCCTTGCTGTCCTTCTTTCTGAGGCGATCGTCTTGGTCGAATCGATCTCGTAAGAATCCAGCATCCTGCCACTGAAGTGAACGGAACCAGCAGGAACGGATCAATCGCGTCAGAAAAGTCTCGGCCATTCAACCATTGCCAGACGGAATGCAGGAGAAATCCAGTTACGCAGGCTTTCCACAACGCTCCCTCAATATTGAACGCATCCGCTGACTCAGTTACTTCCGAATCTGTGACTCGCTTATTCAAACGTTCATTCTGCTCACGGTCGCTACTTCGTGAGTGGCGGAAACTGATTCCCCACGCGGTCGAACACAGAATTATCCCAACAAGACTCATCAGCCCGCCGGATGTCCAAGCTTCCAGCAGCATGTTATGCGGATCGCGGATTTCTTCGCTGGATTCAGGTGGCTTATGTCTCAGGTATGCCTGCCGGAAATTGCCGGGACCAGCTCCAAATACAGGGGACTCCAGGAGGACATCCCTGGTGCCCAGCCAATACAGAAGACGGAACTGCAGAGATCGAGGCGATTCGAGAAGGACCTCTTTGTCCAGAGCGCCTGTGGCTGCTGCAATTGCGGATGTCAGAAGCATCGTAGCGCCGGCGAAGACCGCAATTCTGAACGCTCGTCTCGTGGATGCAGGGGTTCGTCTTCTTTGAGCAAACAGGATGACGAAACCGACCAGCGTGGCGATCCAGGCCGTACGGCTTTTTGTCAGGACGAAGCAATAGCCAGCCAGAGTGAAGACGATGCACAGGTAGAGCATTTGCAGTTTGCGACGATGGACGCTCTTCATCCATTCGTTTGCCAGCTGGCCCGCAATCATCACCAATCCCACACCCAGCAAGCCTGCCAGCGTATTTGCCAGGGCGAAGGTGCCTGTCGGCTCAGTGCTGTTCAGCAGTCGGTTTTCCCAAAGAATTCGGTCCGTGCCGGAGAGTGGGATGCCATTCTGCTGCAATTCGGACTTGAGTTTCGCAATCTGGCCAAACGATGCGGGGTTATCTGACCCTGCGAGCTCATCGAGTTCGTTGCGGATACCTGTGTACCAATCAGATTGTTGGACGTAGATAACATGATGCTGCCACAGACCATAGGTTGCAATTCCGGCGATCAGGCACGCGAACAGGATACCAAGCTGGCGTCGTTGGTCGTGATGTCGCTGCAACTGCCGGAACACCCACCACGCGATGGCCAGTGCAAACCACTCCAGCGATAAATTCAACGCTGTTCTTCGATCGCCTCCGGTTCGGAACAGTCTCGCTGTTGAAATCCACTGACCGACAGCAATCAACATCCAGCCAATGTCAGCCAGTTGTGCAGTTCGGAAGGTTTTGTTTGCAGGACCGTCGGCTGGCTGTATTGCATCATCAGACCGCATGCGGCTGAACTGGTTCAGCGAAGCGAGCAGGCCCACCATTCCCCACAGGACGACCCAGTGCAGGCCCGCACCATCGTAGGCTTCTTCTGAAGCCCAGAGCATGTTGGCCGTAATGATGGCCGCGATGAGTCCAAAGACAGAGCGTTTCATGATGGACTGGTCACAGCGACATCAGGACCGCCTGCACCCGCCATGTTATGGTTGGCTTCCTGCGTGGCCTTGATCGCCGTCATCTGATTGACTGATCTTCGCCCCACGGTCTCCAGAATTGCAACAATGCATAACACGCAGACGATCAGACTCAGGACAACCACTGCGCCCGACCAGTCGGAGACCTTATAAAGCAGAACGCCGCCAAGTCCTGTCATCAGAGTGGCGAGATGAATTGTCAGAACCGCTGGCCCGGGACGCAGGCCGAGTTCAACGAGTCGATGAGAAAAGTGGCTCTTGTCTCCATGGAAAGGGCTTCGACCCTGCCGGAGTCGAATCAGAATGACTGTACTGAAGTCGTACAGGGGAATCGCCAGAACGCACAACGGAGCGAGAATGACATGTCGGCTGCCGGAGTGGTCGTAGAAGGTTCCGACGATCGTCAATGTCGCCAGAAGGAACCCAATGAGATTACTGCCACAGTCGCCCATGAAAATAGAGGCAGGTGGGCGGTTCCAGAATAAGAATCCTGTGAGTGAACCAGCAAGCATCACCAGCGCGATGGCCACGGACCAGACAGGATTGTGCAGCAGCACTACAAGGATGACCGCGAAGATTAAAGATGCGATTACGCCGATTCCCGCCGACAACGCATCCATGTTGTCAAGGAAATTCATGGCGTTTGTCAGAATCATGATCCAGAGGATGCTGACACACAGGCCGATCCAGGGTTGCGATACAAAGATCGTTGCCCGAACGCCGGCAAGGGAGACTCCTGCCGCAACTGACAACTGAATACCAAGCCTGATCTTCCAGGAAAGGTTGAATCGATCATCAGCAAGACCCACAAAGAAAAGAAGGCATCCTCCCACAGCAACGGCCATCAGCTGACGCATCCGTTCGGGGTTTCCAGTCATGGAATCCGTCAGCGTTTCAAGACGGGCGGCAAATCCGGGCCATTGCAGTTTCCATCCGAGCACCCCGATGAGAATGGTCAGCACGATTCCCAGCCAGACAGCAATTCCGCCGCTCCGCGGGGTTGGCTGCACATGCACCTTCCTGTGCCCTGGTTGGTCGATGAGTCCAAGGGTTGGCGCAAGCCCACGAATAAACGGGACTACGATGGCCGAAATTGCCATCGGCACCAGGAACGCCGCCACCAGGACTTCCAGCATTGCTACCTCGAACTTACCCCTTGTTTCCGCCTCGTCTCTGCGGAAATACATCGGTTCGTTTCGCCGGAATTCCACAGCCGCTTTGACTTACGTCATGTTGGTCTGGTACGACAACTTTTTCTCGCTGGAACCGGAGCGGTTTGGTAACTATTGCAATGGAAGCGTTTCAATTCGCCCGCAAATTCGGAAAACTCATTCATCGAATTGTAGTTTTGGCAGTCAGGTCTCCCCGGTTCAGTCGTCCTTCGGTGTTGTAAGTGTTTTGTAAATAGGAGGTTACAGAAAAAATGCTGAATCGCCTGCTGTTTGGCGCGACACTTGCTTAATTCTGGTGTCAGAAGGACAACACAACGGAAGTCACTTGTTGCAAGTCCTGCTGGGAATCGTAAAAAGCACAATCGGACGTCAAAGTTCGTTCAAAGCAGACTAAGGAGCTGGCCGCTATGCGAATTCAGATTACCCCAAAAACCGTTCGACGATTGATGTCCGCAGACGGTTATCTGGATCTGGACATGCCCGAAAAAGCGATCGCCGAACTGGAATGCATGCCGGAATCGACCGTGCTGGATGGCCCGCGCCATCTGCTGATGGGAATCGCACTGAAGACGCTTGATCGACATCCGGAGGCGATCAGTCATCTGGAGCGGGCGGCAAGAATCATGCCCTCACCGGTGAGGCGATTTGCCTGGCAGGAATTGACTGATTCGTACAAGGCCGTGGGCAGCGAACAACTGGCCGCGATGGCGTCACAACTTGCGGGGGATGTTCAGGTTGATTTGCAAATCTCGGTCCCATTCAGCCCGGTGACCCTGAATCTGTCCAAGTCAAAGAATTCGTTAGCGAAATAGCCGTTAAGGTTGAGCGGGCGTTATCACGATCGTACGAGTCCCGGGTCTGCATGCGTCCGCGTTGGTTGTCATGGGTTTCGCGTTGATGCAGACCATTTCACGATCGGGCAGCAGCAGGCAGACCGAATGGTGAACACGGCCATGAACACCGTTTCCTGAACTGGAGCGATGTCGGTGCGGTCAGTTGTCTGAGGGAACCGGAACGCTTTCTTCCGAACGGATGGGAAAGCATTGGGCGAGAATGCTGACGGGACA
This sequence is a window from Planctomycetaceae bacterium. Protein-coding genes within it:
- a CDS encoding O-antigen ligase family protein, with translation MKRSVFGLIAAIITANMLWASEEAYDGAGLHWVVLWGMVGLLASLNQFSRMRSDDAIQPADGPANKTFRTAQLADIGWMLIAVGQWISTARLFRTGGDRRTALNLSLEWFALAIAWWVFRQLQRHHDQRRQLGILFACLIAGIATYGLWQHHVIYVQQSDWYTGIRNELDELAGSDNPASFGQIAKLKSELQQNGIPLSGTDRILWENRLLNSTEPTGTFALANTLAGLLGVGLVMIAGQLANEWMKSVHRRKLQMLYLCIVFTLAGYCFVLTKSRTAWIATLVGFVILFAQRRRTPASTRRAFRIAVFAGATMLLTSAIAAATGALDKEVLLESPRSLQFRLLYWLGTRDVLLESPVFGAGPGNFRQAYLRHKPPESSEEIRDPHNMLLEAWTSGGLMSLVGIILCSTAWGISFRHSRSSDREQNERLNKRVTDSEVTESADAFNIEGALWKACVTGFLLHSVWQWLNGRDFSDAIDPFLLVPFTSVAGCWILTRSIRPRRSPQKEGQQGRNESGFEPMSNRICLAASAVLGIHLLGAGGFQMPSVMLVFAAMLTGATGSDPVLPPAQNNAAEKSNLSTRLAATTNLVLCTIGLFVSIRFGLMPVRESEQFSQQAQFALIDGNTSTAVAFFKKAASADPFGVHPRQQIAELETYRLQEMVRQQVQGHSASVPPDERREINPALTRQFKLALRACENLENADLQSVVVPRLRSECEYAMFEGTGDRSHLGKAVEHLQEVVRMYPTNPVDLWRLAITAADDSQRLPLAKNAAAKAVLQDEINHKWGHIDRYLSEDQLSQLESILNQ
- a CDS encoding MraY family glycosyltransferase, giving the protein MYFRRDEAETRGKFEVAMLEVLVAAFLVPMAISAIVVPFIRGLAPTLGLIDQPGHRKVHVQPTPRSGGIAVWLGIVLTILIGVLGWKLQWPGFAARLETLTDSMTGNPERMRQLMAVAVGGCLLFFVGLADDRFNLSWKIRLGIQLSVAAGVSLAGVRATIFVSQPWIGLCVSILWIMILTNAMNFLDNMDALSAGIGVIASLIFAVILVVLLHNPVWSVAIALVMLAGSLTGFLFWNRPPASIFMGDCGSNLIGFLLATLTIVGTFYDHSGSRHVILAPLCVLAIPLYDFSTVILIRLRQGRSPFHGDKSHFSHRLVELGLRPGPAVLTIHLATLMTGLGGVLLYKVSDWSGAVVVLSLIVCVLCIVAILETVGRRSVNQMTAIKATQEANHNMAGAGGPDVAVTSPS
- a CDS encoding tetratricopeptide repeat protein, producing MRIQITPKTVRRLMSADGYLDLDMPEKAIAELECMPESTVLDGPRHLLMGIALKTLDRHPEAISHLERAARIMPSPVRRFAWQELTDSYKAVGSEQLAAMASQLAGDVQVDLQISVPFSPVTLNLSKSKNSLAK